Proteins found in one Deinococcus sp. Leaf326 genomic segment:
- a CDS encoding SpoIID/LytB domain-containing protein: MPGLFRVSPARLLLGLSLAASAALSAATALNVRVLVVSAPQVTVRVSAPAAAGQAAGLAPALPSPGPAKPQGDAWRVGAQGERLTLGGQDAGGATLYLPPAPGSTVEIAGRTYRGGVLLRAVRGGVQAVNVVDVEDYLRGVVASEMPASWPAPALAAQAVIARTYVAARINPKAAYDTCATESCQVYGGVAAEKAQTDAAIRATAGQVVSYGGKAASTYFSSDSGGYTASSAEVWGSPAPYLIAQADPFSAGGPRARWRLEIPLARVQDIAARYGVRVGTLKSVAVTRQSPSGRPQEITFSGATGSAKVSGADAGGFIRSLGAGSSRAVLTGLNPLIVEGAGQGHGVGLSQYGALGLARQGYDHLHMLGFYYPGTVLSVLAGVDRGQARLAAAAPLPGLSAASEGLAAQPAPLPAASLACTPAQGAELLTAYAPATPAWASE; encoded by the coding sequence ATGCCTGGTCTCTTTCGCGTCTCGCCCGCCCGGCTGCTGCTCGGGCTGAGTCTGGCCGCATCGGCCGCCCTGTCTGCCGCCACGGCGCTCAACGTGCGGGTGCTCGTCGTCTCGGCCCCGCAGGTCACGGTCCGCGTCTCGGCCCCGGCTGCGGCCGGTCAGGCTGCCGGGCTGGCCCCGGCGTTGCCTTCTCCCGGCCCGGCCAAGCCGCAGGGCGACGCCTGGCGGGTGGGCGCGCAGGGTGAGCGCCTGACCCTGGGGGGCCAGGACGCGGGCGGCGCCACGCTGTACCTGCCGCCCGCCCCCGGCAGCACGGTCGAGATCGCCGGCAGGACCTACCGGGGCGGCGTGCTGCTGCGGGCCGTACGCGGCGGCGTGCAGGCCGTCAACGTGGTGGACGTCGAGGACTATCTGCGCGGCGTGGTCGCCTCCGAGATGCCGGCGAGCTGGCCTGCGCCCGCCCTGGCGGCGCAGGCGGTCATCGCGCGGACCTACGTCGCGGCGCGGATCAATCCCAAGGCCGCCTACGACACCTGCGCCACCGAGAGCTGTCAGGTCTACGGCGGCGTGGCGGCCGAAAAGGCCCAGACCGACGCGGCCATCCGCGCGACGGCCGGGCAGGTCGTGTCCTACGGCGGCAAGGCGGCCAGCACCTACTTTTCCAGCGATTCGGGTGGGTACACGGCGTCGAGCGCCGAGGTCTGGGGTAGCCCCGCCCCGTACCTGATCGCCCAGGCCGACCCCTTCTCGGCCGGCGGGCCGCGCGCGCGCTGGCGCCTGGAGATTCCGCTGGCGCGCGTGCAGGACATCGCCGCGCGCTACGGCGTGCGGGTGGGCACCCTGAAATCGGTCGCCGTGACCCGGCAGTCGCCCTCGGGCCGCCCGCAGGAGATCACCTTTTCCGGGGCCACGGGCAGCGCGAAGGTCAGCGGCGCCGACGCCGGGGGCTTCATCCGTTCGCTGGGGGCGGGGAGCAGCCGGGCGGTCCTCACGGGTCTGAATCCGCTCATTGTCGAGGGAGCCGGGCAGGGACACGGCGTCGGCCTCTCGCAGTACGGAGCCCTGGGCCTGGCACGTCAGGGCTACGACCACCTGCACATGCTCGGCTTCTACTATCCGGGGACGGTCCTGAGTGTTCTGGCGGGTGTGGACCGGGGGCAGGCCCGCCTGGCCGCCGCCGCGCCGCTGCCGGGGCTGAGCGCGGCTTCTGAAGGCCTAGCCGCCCAGCCGGCGCCCCTGCCGGCCGCCTCCCTGGCCTGCACGCCCGCGCAGGGCGCGGAGCTGCTCACGGCCTACGCCCCGGCCACCCCGGCCTGGGCGAGCGAGTGA